The Thalassomonas actiniarum genome contains the following window.
TAAGATGTTACTGGCAAAACGAGCCGACATCGCTGCGGTCAGCACCATTACTTTAAATTGGTTTCTGCTGCGTTATCCCCAATACCGGGATAAACTTATCATCTCTGAACGCATTGATAGCAGTCATGAGCGATTTTTCCTGATACCTAAAAGCGCGCCGATCCAGGCAAGGGAAATTGATGAAATTTTGGCTACAGCCGATCAGCAAGGTTTATTGTCGGTTATTTATCAGCGTTACGGGCTGGAGAAAGCTGACTTTACCGGGTTAAACCGGAAAGTTGTACCTTGACCGTTGCCGGTTGCGTGCCGATAAATTGTGTCAGCAGAATATCTTATCCCCGGGTCTTGGATAAATTTTACTTAAAGGGAGCTTTTGGCTGCCTTTGTAATTTCTCCGGCTATTATTAATTTTAGGTGGAGAAATATATGTTATGTTTTCAGATGAAAGGCTGCTCCATTAAGTCAGCATTATTGCTGGTGATGCTTTGTGGCTTTTGCTATCAGGTATATGGCGCATCTCTGCCGGCAGCAATTGAAATAAAAGTCGGCTCCAGTGCCCGTCCGCCATTTCTTTTCGGGGAAGGTCTCTCGGGCGCCGCACCGGAAGTGATTGCGGCAATGAACAGCGTACAGAGCCAATTTGAATTTGTCCTGGTGCCGGTACCGATAAAGCGGCGCACCCAATCCCTGGCTGATGGCTGGGTTGATGTGGTGATGTGGGATAATCCCGCCTGGGGGTGGCAGGAGGAAGATTTGGATTTGACTATGGCGCTGGTTGCTTCGAAAGATATTTTCCTCGCCTTAAAGAAAGAAAACAGAGATCAGCAGTTTTTTGCCAATTTCACCGATAAAAGCCTGGTGGCTGTGCATGGTTACCATTATAAATTCGCCAACTATGTTACCGAGCTGTCGGAACTGGTTAAACACTTTAATATTACTTTAGTACGGTCCGAGGAAGTCACCATCAATATGGTGCTGGTGAACAGGGCAGAAATTGCGGTGGTGAGTACCATAGCCTTGAACTGGTACTTACTGCGTTATCCTGAGTTTAAGGATAACTTTCTGGTATCCAAGCGATTTGATACGGCCTATGAGCGTTTTTTCCTGGTGCCGAAAACGTCGCCGATCCGGGCGGAGGAGATCAACAAGATCTTGGCCAAAGCGGATCAGCGCGGGCTGCTGGTAGAAATCTATCGGCGTTATGGCCTGAAAAAGCCTGACTTTGCCGGATTATACCTGCAGCTGGTTCGTTGAATACAGGTTTTTATCCAATATGCTGATTTTCATATAGTTTTAATCTGATGACAGGTTCGGTAAAGCACTAATTCTGTTCACATTTTGTATATCTCTTGCAATCCTGGCGGGAAAGCGTAAAATACGCGAGCTTTTCTGTCACTTGGTGTCAGAAAGTGTCTGGAAATTCGTTTTAACACTTAATATATATAGAGGACGATATGGTTACCATTCGTTTAGCTCGTGGTGGCGCTAAGAAGCGTCCATTCTATCAGGTTGTTGTTGCAGATAGCCGTAACTCTCGCGATGGTCGTTTCATCGAGAAAGTAGGTTTCTTCAACCCAACAGCACAAGGTCAAGCTGAAAAATTACGTTTAGACCTGGATCGCATCAACCACTGGGTTGGTCAAGGTGCTGGCTTATCTGATCGTGTGGCCAAACTGGTTAAAGACGCTCAAGCAGCTGCTTAATTAGTTGGTAAGTTGTAGGAATTGTTGTGAGTAGTATGAAAGATAAAATCACGCTGGGTAAATTAGGTGCCGTATACGGGATCAAGGGCTGGTTGAAGATTCATTCATTCACGGATGATCCCGAAGCTATTTTAGACTATATGCCTTGGTCTTTAAAATTAGGCGATAAAGTACAAGCAGTAGAAGTTACTGATTGGCGTAAACATAACAATGGCCTTATTGCCAAGATTGCCAACTATGATGACAGAGATCAGGCACAAACCCTGGTCGGCTCGGAAATATTGGCCAATCCCGAAGCTCTGCCTGAATTGCCCGAAGGGGAATTTTACTGGCGGGATTTGATCGGCATGACGGTTGTTACTACCCAAGGTTACGACCTGGGTACGGTTTCTGACATGATGGAAACCGGCGCAAATGACGTACTGGTTGTAAAAGCTAACCGCAATGACGCCTTTGGCAAAAAAGAAAGGTTAATTCCTTACTTGTTTGAACAAGTGGTGATATCGGTTAGTGTTGAAAATAAACAAATTAGTGTTGACTGGGACCCAGGTTTCTAACTCGTGAGCAACAGCAATGGCTCTGACAAGAGCAAGTGGATTGGGGTGATTAGCCTTTTTCCCGAAATGTTTGATGCAATCACTGAGTATGGGGTGACTGGCCGAGCGATCCGTAATGGCTTGATTGAGTTCCACAAGTGGAACCCGAGAGACTTTACCCATGATCGACATCGCACCGTAGATGACCGTCCTTACGGCGGTGGTCCGGGTATGTTGATGATGGTACAACCGTTACGCGATGCCATTAATGCAGCAAAAAGTGCGGCATTAGCAAATGGCGGCAAGGCAAAAGTTATTTATTTGTCACCTCAGGGACGTAAATTGGACCAGGCCGGTGTGCGTGAATTATCGCAGTATGATCATCTGGTATTTATTGCCGGACGATATGAAGGCATAGACGAGCGGATCATTGAATCAGATGTTGATGAAGAATGGTCTGTTGGTGATTACGTATTAAGTGGCGGTGAATTACCGGCCATGAACGTGATCGATGCCGTAGCACGTTTTGTGCCCGGAGTTTTGGGACATGAATTGTCAGCCGAGCAGGATTCATTTTCTGACGGTTTACTTGACTGTCCGCATTATACCCGGCCGGAAGTACTGGAAACCTCTGATGAAGAGGCTAAGTCGGTACCGAAAGTGTTGCTAAGCGGTAATCATGAACATATCAGGCTTTGGCGCCAGCAGAAATCCCTGGAAAGAACATGGACCAGAAGACCCGAACTATTAACTGACCTAGCTCTGACTGCGGAGCAGGAGAAAATGCTTGAGAAAATCAAGCAAGCTGCTGCTGATGACAGTGAACTCTAGGAAGAAGGTATTATGAGTAAGATTATTGATCAGCTCGAACAAGAGCAAATGAAAACTGACGTTCCAGCGTACGCCCCGGGCGACACTGTCGTTGTTCAAGTTAAAGTTACCGAAGGTGACAAATCACGTCTTCAGGCATTTGAAGGTGTTGTGATTGCTGTTAAAAACCGTGGCCTACATTCTGCTTTCACCGTTCGTAAAATTTCTAACGGTGTTGGTGTTGAGCGTGTATTCCAG
Protein-coding sequences here:
- the rimM gene encoding ribosome maturation factor RimM (Essential for efficient processing of 16S rRNA), with the protein product MKDKITLGKLGAVYGIKGWLKIHSFTDDPEAILDYMPWSLKLGDKVQAVEVTDWRKHNNGLIAKIANYDDRDQAQTLVGSEILANPEALPELPEGEFYWRDLIGMTVVTTQGYDLGTVSDMMETGANDVLVVKANRNDAFGKKERLIPYLFEQVVISVSVENKQISVDWDPGF
- the rplS gene encoding 50S ribosomal protein L19; its protein translation is MSKIIDQLEQEQMKTDVPAYAPGDTVVVQVKVTEGDKSRLQAFEGVVIAVKNRGLHSAFTVRKISNGVGVERVFQTHSPLVDSIEVKRRGDVRQAKLYYLRERSGRSARIKEKLAKK
- the rpsP gene encoding 30S ribosomal protein S16 — translated: MVTIRLARGGAKKRPFYQVVVADSRNSRDGRFIEKVGFFNPTAQGQAEKLRLDLDRINHWVGQGAGLSDRVAKLVKDAQAAA
- a CDS encoding substrate-binding periplasmic protein; this translates as MLCFQMKGCSIKSALLLVMLCGFCYQVYGASLPAAIEIKVGSSARPPFLFGEGLSGAAPEVIAAMNSVQSQFEFVLVPVPIKRRTQSLADGWVDVVMWDNPAWGWQEEDLDLTMALVASKDIFLALKKENRDQQFFANFTDKSLVAVHGYHYKFANYVTELSELVKHFNITLVRSEEVTINMVLVNRAEIAVVSTIALNWYLLRYPEFKDNFLVSKRFDTAYERFFLVPKTSPIRAEEINKILAKADQRGLLVEIYRRYGLKKPDFAGLYLQLVR
- the trmD gene encoding tRNA (guanosine(37)-N1)-methyltransferase TrmD, with protein sequence MSNSNGSDKSKWIGVISLFPEMFDAITEYGVTGRAIRNGLIEFHKWNPRDFTHDRHRTVDDRPYGGGPGMLMMVQPLRDAINAAKSAALANGGKAKVIYLSPQGRKLDQAGVRELSQYDHLVFIAGRYEGIDERIIESDVDEEWSVGDYVLSGGELPAMNVIDAVARFVPGVLGHELSAEQDSFSDGLLDCPHYTRPEVLETSDEEAKSVPKVLLSGNHEHIRLWRQQKSLERTWTRRPELLTDLALTAEQEKMLEKIKQAAADDSEL